A region of Streptomyces sp. NBC_01750 DNA encodes the following proteins:
- a CDS encoding acetyl-CoA carboxylase family protein gives MSMAAPPFLEELMGSAAVLVANRGEIAVRVLRAAAEAGMRTAAVYAEDDAGSQHVQLADEAVPLPGSGPAAYLDGGAVLAAARRARCGLLHPGYGFLSEDAGFATGCAEAGIGFVGPSPEVLALFGDKGRARVLAERVGVPVLAGTHGATGPEEAREFLAGLGPGGAVMVKAVGGGGGRGMRAVHALGDLAEAWERCRSEALQSFGRGELYVERLLEGARHVEVQILGDTTGSVTHLWERDCSAQRRHQKLIEIAPAPALPAQLRDRLLGAALRMAREAGVTGLTTFEFLVAGEEFHFIEANPRLQVEHTVTEEVTGVDLVSVQLRLAQGETLESLGLTEPPPPRGFAVQARVYAEEPGTVSRFEVPTGPGVRVDTATRAGLTTGTRYDPLLAKVIARVPAGAGFAAACERTARALGEFGIEGVRTGIPLLRAVLTDPEFAAGGTDTGFLEKLSDLPGAVDADASTAEAPMSGTVVAVDVAPGDTVRAGQQLLVLEAMKMEHVLRATTAGTVRSVPTAVGDTVTEGQAVVLLDPAGDEPADDGPLDVGVDLDLVRPDLAESLRRHAVGLDENRPDAVAKRHRIGRRTARENIDALCDPGSFTEFGALAIAAQRRRRSLEDLIVSTPADGMVTGTGTVEGTPCVAMSYDYTVLAGTQGHQNHRKTDRMLQLAERRRLPVVLFAEGGGGRPGDTDTTAVAGLDLMTFHQMGRLSGLVPLIGIASGRCFAGNAALLGCCDVVIATPEATIGMGGPAMIEGGGLGVQRPEEVGPLSVQVPNGVVDIAVADEADAVRVARRYLSYFQGPQGSWDSPDPRALRHAVPENRRRAYDIRAAVQGLADTGSVLELRRGFGTGVITALVRIEGRPMGLIANNPGQLGGAIDSDAADKAARFLQLCDAHGLPVVSLCDTPGFMVGSDAERTATVRHFSRLFVTGAHLGVPLVCLILRKAYGLGAMAMMGGSTRAPLATAAWPSGELGGMGLEGAVRLGYRNELASIEDPEERRRAFDARVAELYEHGKAVNAAAALEIDAVIDPADSRRWILAALDAWSPESDGAARRPYVDTW, from the coding sequence ATGAGCATGGCGGCGCCGCCCTTTCTGGAGGAACTCATGGGTTCTGCCGCCGTACTCGTCGCCAATCGCGGAGAGATCGCCGTACGGGTGCTGCGCGCCGCCGCCGAGGCCGGAATGCGGACCGCGGCCGTGTACGCGGAGGACGATGCGGGATCACAGCATGTCCAACTGGCCGACGAGGCGGTGCCGTTGCCGGGGTCGGGACCTGCCGCGTATCTGGACGGCGGGGCGGTGCTGGCGGCGGCGCGGCGGGCCCGGTGCGGCCTGCTGCACCCCGGATACGGCTTCCTCAGCGAGGACGCCGGTTTCGCCACGGGCTGCGCGGAGGCGGGAATCGGCTTTGTGGGGCCGTCGCCCGAGGTGCTGGCGCTCTTCGGCGACAAGGGGCGGGCGCGGGTCCTCGCCGAGCGGGTCGGTGTGCCGGTGCTCGCGGGGACGCACGGGGCGACGGGTCCGGAGGAGGCGCGGGAGTTCCTCGCGGGGCTGGGTCCCGGCGGGGCGGTGATGGTGAAGGCCGTGGGCGGAGGCGGCGGGCGCGGTATGCGGGCCGTGCATGCCCTCGGCGATCTTGCGGAAGCCTGGGAACGCTGCCGGTCGGAGGCTCTGCAGTCCTTCGGGCGGGGCGAGTTGTACGTCGAGCGGCTGCTGGAGGGTGCCCGTCATGTCGAGGTGCAGATCCTCGGCGACACCACCGGGTCGGTGACCCATCTGTGGGAGCGGGACTGCAGCGCCCAGCGCCGCCACCAGAAGCTGATCGAGATCGCTCCGGCGCCCGCGCTGCCCGCGCAGTTGCGGGACCGGCTGCTGGGCGCCGCGCTGCGGATGGCGCGCGAGGCGGGCGTGACCGGGCTCACGACTTTCGAATTCCTCGTCGCCGGTGAGGAGTTCCATTTCATCGAGGCCAATCCGCGGCTCCAGGTGGAACACACCGTCACCGAGGAGGTGACGGGCGTGGATCTGGTCTCCGTACAACTGCGTCTGGCTCAGGGCGAGACGCTGGAGTCGCTCGGTCTCACCGAGCCTCCGCCACCCCGCGGTTTTGCCGTGCAGGCCCGGGTGTACGCCGAGGAACCCGGGACTGTGAGCCGGTTCGAGGTACCGACAGGCCCCGGCGTACGGGTGGACACGGCGACGCGTGCGGGGCTGACGACGGGCACCCGGTACGACCCTCTCCTCGCGAAGGTGATCGCCCGGGTGCCGGCCGGCGCCGGTTTCGCGGCGGCGTGCGAGCGGACCGCCCGGGCGCTCGGCGAGTTCGGGATCGAGGGCGTCAGAACCGGGATTCCGCTGCTCCGGGCGGTACTTACGGACCCGGAGTTCGCCGCGGGCGGCACGGACACCGGCTTCCTCGAAAAGCTCTCGGACCTCCCGGGCGCGGTGGACGCCGATGCGAGTACCGCCGAGGCACCGATGAGCGGCACCGTCGTGGCGGTCGATGTCGCACCGGGAGACACAGTGCGGGCCGGGCAGCAACTGCTCGTCCTCGAGGCGATGAAGATGGAGCATGTCCTCAGGGCGACCACGGCCGGGACCGTACGGTCCGTACCGACGGCGGTGGGCGACACGGTGACAGAGGGACAGGCGGTGGTGCTGCTCGACCCGGCGGGGGACGAACCTGCCGATGACGGGCCCCTCGATGTGGGCGTCGACCTCGACCTCGTACGCCCGGATCTCGCCGAGTCGCTGCGCCGCCATGCGGTCGGCCTGGACGAGAACCGTCCCGACGCGGTCGCCAAACGGCATCGGATCGGCCGCCGCACGGCCCGGGAGAACATCGACGCACTCTGCGACCCGGGCAGCTTCACCGAGTTCGGGGCGCTCGCCATCGCCGCCCAGCGCCGCCGCCGCTCGCTGGAGGACCTGATCGTCTCCACGCCCGCCGACGGCATGGTCACCGGCACCGGGACGGTCGAGGGAACTCCGTGCGTGGCGATGTCGTACGACTACACGGTGCTCGCCGGCACTCAGGGGCACCAGAACCACCGCAAGACCGACCGGATGCTGCAGCTCGCCGAGCGGCGGCGGCTCCCCGTGGTGCTCTTCGCGGAGGGCGGCGGCGGGCGGCCCGGCGATACGGACACCACAGCTGTCGCAGGGCTGGATCTCATGACGTTTCACCAGATGGGACGGCTCAGTGGTCTGGTGCCGCTGATCGGGATCGCGTCCGGGCGCTGTTTCGCGGGCAATGCGGCGCTGCTCGGTTGCTGCGATGTGGTGATCGCGACGCCCGAGGCGACGATCGGCATGGGTGGCCCGGCGATGATCGAGGGCGGCGGGCTCGGAGTGCAGCGGCCCGAGGAGGTCGGTCCGCTCTCCGTCCAGGTGCCGAACGGCGTGGTGGACATCGCGGTCGCCGACGAGGCGGATGCTGTGCGGGTGGCGCGCCGGTACCTCTCGTACTTCCAGGGTCCGCAAGGCAGTTGGGACTCCCCCGATCCGCGCGCGCTGCGGCATGCCGTGCCCGAGAACCGGCGCCGGGCATACGACATCCGGGCGGCCGTCCAGGGCCTCGCCGACACCGGATCGGTGCTGGAGCTGCGCCGCGGTTTCGGGACCGGCGTGATCACCGCGCTGGTACGGATCGAGGGTCGTCCGATGGGCCTGATCGCCAACAACCCAGGGCAGCTGGGCGGCGCGATCGACAGCGACGCCGCCGACAAGGCCGCCCGCTTTCTGCAGCTGTGCGACGCTCACGGCCTGCCGGTCGTCTCACTCTGCGATACGCCCGGATTCATGGTCGGTTCCGACGCGGAACGGACCGCGACCGTACGCCACTTCTCCCGGCTCTTCGTGACGGGCGCCCATCTCGGCGTACCGCTGGTCTGCCTGATCCTGCGGAAGGCGTACGGACTCGGCGCGATGGCCATGATGGGCGGCTCGACACGGGCCCCGCTGGCCACCGCCGCCTGGCCGAGCGGCGAGCTCGGCGGCATGGGCCTGGAGGGTGCGGTGCGCCTCGGTTACCGCAACGAGCTGGCCTCGATCGAGGATCCCGAGGAGCGCCGGCGGGCCTTCGACGCGCGCGTCGCGGAGCTGTACGAGCACGGCAAGGCGGTCAACGCGGCGGCCGCGCTGGAGATCGACGCGGTGATCGACCCGGCGGACTCGCGGCGCTGGATCCTGGCAGCGCTGGACGCCTGGTCGCCCGAGTCGGACGGCGCGGCGCGGCGGCCGTACGTCGATACCTGGTAG
- a CDS encoding SDR family oxidoreductase encodes MSSKVVLITGTSSGIGLAAAVAAARAGWQTVATLRDTGRADALRKAAADAGVELDIRRLDVTDEASVAAAIEGVISDHGRLDAVINNAGAGHLGTLENETVADVRKVMEVNFFGVLHVSKAALPHLRASGGRLITVTSVGGVVGQPFNEAYCAAKFAVEGYMESLAPVAAKLGVTVSVVEPGAVATEFVSNIGVDPEAAIAAAGPYADAMRAYVDRTISQFLSGAQTPAEAADSVLEALTADRPAFRIQTSDWARGFTGIKLTDLDGSAVLGLTGGWVG; translated from the coding sequence ATGTCTTCCAAGGTTGTTCTGATCACCGGCACCTCCTCGGGCATCGGCCTGGCCGCGGCCGTTGCCGCCGCGCGGGCCGGCTGGCAGACCGTCGCGACCCTGCGCGACACCGGCCGCGCCGACGCGCTGCGCAAGGCGGCCGCGGATGCCGGGGTCGAACTCGACATCCGCCGGCTCGACGTCACTGACGAGGCCTCTGTCGCCGCCGCGATCGAGGGCGTCATCAGTGACCACGGCCGCCTCGACGCCGTGATCAACAACGCGGGTGCCGGACACCTCGGCACGCTCGAGAACGAGACGGTTGCCGATGTGCGCAAGGTCATGGAGGTCAACTTCTTCGGCGTGCTCCATGTCTCCAAGGCGGCGCTGCCCCACCTGCGAGCCTCCGGTGGCCGTCTGATCACCGTCACCAGCGTCGGCGGGGTCGTCGGGCAGCCGTTCAATGAGGCCTACTGCGCCGCGAAGTTCGCCGTCGAGGGCTACATGGAGAGCCTGGCACCGGTGGCAGCCAAGCTCGGTGTGACCGTCTCCGTCGTCGAACCCGGCGCTGTGGCCACCGAGTTCGTCAGCAACATCGGTGTCGACCCGGAGGCCGCGATTGCCGCGGCCGGTCCGTACGCCGATGCGATGCGGGCCTACGTGGACCGCACCATCTCGCAGTTCCTCAGCGGTGCGCAGACTCCGGCCGAGGCTGCCGATTCGGTACTCGAGGCGCTGACGGCGGACCGGCCCGCGTTCCGTATCCAGACATCGGACTGGGCCCGCGGCTTCACCGGCATCAAGCTCACCGACCTGGACGGTTCGGCGGTGCTCGGCCTCACCGGCGGCTGGGTCGGCTGA
- a CDS encoding MarR family winged helix-turn-helix transcriptional regulator, with the protein MATRKLTQAEMPVADHAFYGLVWAGTVLTERVDRALSKAHDLPVSWFEVMLWLASNPDPVPASVLGNSTMLSRSQVSRVVDALQSRGLVSRTPSPRDARSVEVALTPDGHQLFEEADATRRACLAPVFTDLLDTEDLEALSTVWHKLKAAKGD; encoded by the coding sequence ATGGCAACCAGGAAGCTCACCCAGGCAGAGATGCCCGTGGCCGACCACGCCTTCTACGGACTGGTCTGGGCCGGCACTGTCCTGACCGAACGCGTGGACCGCGCCCTGAGCAAGGCCCACGACCTGCCGGTCTCCTGGTTCGAGGTGATGCTCTGGCTCGCCTCGAACCCGGATCCTGTTCCGGCCTCCGTGCTCGGCAACAGCACCATGCTCAGCCGCAGCCAGGTGTCCCGGGTCGTCGACGCCCTCCAGAGCCGCGGTCTTGTCAGCCGCACCCCGTCCCCACGTGACGCGCGCTCCGTCGAAGTGGCCCTCACGCCGGACGGTCACCAGCTCTTCGAAGAGGCGGACGCCACGCGACGCGCCTGCCTGGCACCGGTCTTCACCGACCTCCTCGACACGGAGGACCTCGAAGCGCTCAGCACGGTGTGGCACAAGCTCAAGGCCGCCAAGGGCGACTGA
- a CDS encoding SixA phosphatase family protein, translated as MAELRRLIVLRHAKSARPPGMEDFDRPLAERGRRDAAAAGRWLRDAHYIPDLVICSTAVRARQTWELAAEHLETQPSARYEDRVYDADLHALLGVVGETPISVGTLLLVGHNPGMEELLLALAAEALGDALERAREKFPTSAIAVLTWRGDWSELAPGTALLTDLAVPRGT; from the coding sequence GTGGCAGAACTACGTCGGCTGATCGTCCTGAGACACGCCAAGTCCGCCCGGCCGCCGGGGATGGAGGACTTCGACCGTCCGCTCGCCGAGCGTGGCCGCAGGGACGCCGCTGCTGCCGGTCGCTGGCTGAGGGATGCCCACTACATCCCGGACCTCGTGATCTGCTCTACCGCTGTCCGGGCCCGACAGACCTGGGAACTGGCCGCCGAGCACCTCGAAACCCAGCCATCAGCGCGCTACGAGGACCGCGTCTACGATGCGGACCTTCACGCGCTGCTCGGTGTCGTAGGTGAAACACCCATATCCGTAGGCACATTGCTGCTGGTCGGCCACAACCCGGGAATGGAGGAGCTGCTGCTGGCACTGGCCGCTGAGGCGCTCGGCGACGCCCTGGAACGTGCCCGCGAGAAGTTCCCCACCAGTGCCATCGCCGTTCTCACCTGGCGCGGCGACTGGTCCGAGCTCGCCCCCGGCACGGCTCTGCTCACCGACTTGGCAGTGCCTCGGGGGACTTGA
- a CDS encoding class F sortase: MAAQQPSGTAPAPRPFGRALMWPAAAVGLGFLLVYNSFTTPAEAPPPARAVDSAPTTPGAAATPAPPAGLALSRSAPKRLAITEIAVDAPFTPLSIGSSGQLNAPPGDDNNLVGWFQGGPTPGERGTSIVAGHVDTKTGPAVFVELGLLKPGSTVDITREDNTVATFKVDSVETFSKAHFPNQRVYADTPSPQLRLITCGGEYDRKAKDYTDNVVVFAHLDSTKRA; encoded by the coding sequence ATGGCCGCCCAGCAGCCGTCCGGTACCGCTCCCGCCCCCCGCCCTTTCGGCCGCGCCCTGATGTGGCCCGCTGCGGCGGTTGGGCTGGGTTTCCTCCTTGTGTACAACTCCTTCACCACCCCGGCAGAGGCCCCTCCGCCGGCCCGCGCTGTGGATTCCGCCCCCACCACACCCGGGGCCGCCGCCACGCCGGCCCCGCCGGCCGGTCTGGCGTTGTCCCGTTCCGCCCCGAAGCGGCTCGCGATCACGGAGATCGCCGTCGACGCGCCCTTCACGCCGTTGTCCATCGGTTCTTCCGGGCAGCTGAACGCACCACCGGGAGACGACAACAATCTGGTCGGCTGGTTCCAGGGGGGTCCCACACCTGGCGAGCGCGGCACATCAATCGTCGCGGGTCATGTCGACACCAAGACCGGTCCGGCTGTATTCGTGGAGCTCGGCTTGCTCAAGCCGGGAAGCACGGTCGATATCACCCGCGAAGACAACACCGTCGCCACGTTCAAGGTCGACTCCGTCGAGACCTTCAGCAAGGCGCACTTTCCCAATCAGCGGGTCTACGCCGACACGCCCTCCCCGCAGCTGCGTCTGATCACCTGCGGAGGCGAGTACGACAGGAAGGCGAAGGACTACACGGACAACGTCGTCGTGTTCGCCCACCTCGACTCCACCAAACGCGCATGA
- a CDS encoding CocE/NonD family hydrolase, whose translation MRRTQRHGGHRAKAGAVSAAVAVALVLVGTVAAAPAAQAAGTAPASADPGPQRAAAHATAGPSLRLTDIPMKDGVVLKANVFTPAPGTPGADAHGRYPVIVQPASWGQNDLEYVLQGKKLAASGYLVVTYTVRGFWLSGGEVDVAGPKDVADISSVIDWVIARTPADPRRIGMTGLSLGGGLTLMGAAADPRIKAVAAMSGWGDLVDSLYSGETRHLQAAAALTAVGAPVGRESAEFRRMLANLFSDRNAPDVVRWAQTRSPGAHVDRINTNGTAVFLAGAWGDSIFNPSQITAFYQKLTGPKRIELRPGDHATQEVTGLLGLDNATWASALSWFDEHLKGSGGSARPPVELEVRPGGARETYPSWQAISSRTQRLRLGGANAFGTGALDGGPPGNSGTAGTGWQTPVVGGTNSGADGGITELSGLLDQVVKLPPVVVVPSLPRWSGAVWQSAPYEATQHIRGAVRLHTTVTASEPEGTVIGYLYDVNALGVGKLISHAPQSWSGRMPGRAFPLDIPLFATAYDLPAGHGLALVLDTKDPLYGGRTPLLSKVSFGSPENDPSELLLPLR comes from the coding sequence GTGAGACGAACACAACGCCACGGTGGACACCGCGCCAAGGCCGGGGCAGTGAGTGCCGCTGTCGCGGTGGCACTCGTCCTCGTCGGAACAGTCGCCGCGGCACCCGCAGCGCAGGCAGCGGGGACGGCACCGGCATCAGCGGACCCGGGGCCGCAGCGCGCGGCAGCCCACGCCACGGCGGGACCCTCCCTGCGCCTCACCGACATCCCGATGAAGGACGGTGTCGTCCTCAAGGCGAACGTCTTCACCCCCGCCCCAGGCACACCCGGCGCCGACGCGCACGGCCGCTACCCGGTGATCGTGCAGCCGGCCAGCTGGGGGCAGAACGACCTCGAGTACGTCCTGCAGGGCAAGAAACTCGCCGCGAGCGGCTATCTCGTGGTCACTTACACCGTCCGCGGCTTCTGGCTCTCCGGCGGCGAGGTCGACGTTGCCGGGCCCAAGGACGTGGCGGACATCTCGTCGGTCATCGACTGGGTCATCGCCCGGACTCCGGCCGATCCGCGGCGGATCGGGATGACCGGTCTCTCCCTGGGCGGCGGTCTGACCCTGATGGGGGCCGCCGCCGATCCGCGGATCAAAGCGGTGGCCGCGATGAGCGGTTGGGGAGACCTGGTCGACTCGCTGTACAGCGGCGAGACGCGGCATCTGCAGGCCGCCGCCGCACTCACCGCCGTAGGGGCACCCGTCGGCCGCGAGAGCGCCGAGTTCCGGCGGATGCTTGCCAACCTCTTCTCCGACCGCAATGCCCCCGACGTCGTCAGATGGGCGCAGACCAGGTCCCCGGGCGCACACGTGGACCGCATCAACACCAACGGCACGGCCGTCTTCCTCGCCGGCGCATGGGGTGACAGCATCTTCAACCCCAGCCAGATCACTGCCTTTTATCAGAAGCTGACCGGTCCCAAGCGGATCGAGCTACGTCCCGGCGACCATGCCACGCAGGAGGTCACCGGACTGCTCGGGCTGGACAACGCCACCTGGGCGAGCGCGCTCAGCTGGTTCGACGAGCACCTCAAAGGCAGCGGCGGCTCAGCTCGGCCGCCGGTGGAGCTGGAAGTGCGGCCCGGCGGCGCACGCGAGACCTATCCCTCCTGGCAGGCCATCAGTTCCCGGACCCAGCGGCTGCGGCTCGGCGGGGCGAACGCCTTCGGCACCGGTGCCCTCGACGGCGGCCCGCCCGGGAACAGCGGCACGGCCGGGACGGGATGGCAGACGCCGGTCGTCGGCGGTACTAACTCGGGCGCCGACGGCGGCATCACCGAACTGTCAGGGCTGCTCGACCAGGTCGTCAAGCTGCCTCCCGTCGTCGTGGTCCCGTCGCTGCCCCGCTGGTCCGGAGCCGTATGGCAGTCGGCACCGTACGAAGCCACACAGCACATCCGCGGAGCCGTCAGGCTGCACACGACCGTCACCGCCTCCGAGCCGGAGGGCACGGTGATCGGCTACCTCTACGACGTGAACGCCCTCGGCGTGGGGAAGTTGATCTCCCACGCACCGCAGAGCTGGTCCGGCAGGATGCCGGGGCGGGCCTTCCCCCTCGACATCCCGCTCTTCGCCACCGCCTACGACCTGCCCGCCGGGCACGGGCTGGCTCTGGTCCTCGATACCAAGGACCCGCTGTACGGCGGTCGCACACCGCTCCTCAGCAAGGTGTCGTTCGGCTCGCCGGAGAACGACCCGTCCGAACTCCTGCTGCCCCTGCGCTGA